From Antennarius striatus isolate MH-2024 chromosome 9, ASM4005453v1, whole genome shotgun sequence, one genomic window encodes:
- the gpatch4 gene encoding G patch domain-containing protein 4 has translation MAEVVQEKSRGLKFAEQQLLRHGWEHGKGLGRTESGISEAIKVKVKCDKGGVGHKEGEQFTFHWWDHVFNKASSSLQVESDQNGVQLKRTMEEDTEDGMISNKKPRKATLAKAKLYGCFVKSATLLSGQEQPEPKSSSSDDSSSSEEEDDQKLDLSSTIKLSDADLVKACGGRTAHKGARHGLTMSAKLARLEQQEAEFMAKYGKKSQPVSVGETPPTSQSADQRAERREEAEVKTQRKKKSSTWSEGSESPEMEVKPRKKKKKARKEPEEIPEAVSTGVDAICVENDEAGHSSKRKRKLKNKKRQNEEESLSSPAADSPEETTELHTDLKGKKKKKKSSKDNDELTVAEATNDTEYKQSEPVQACVKSTVLLEEADILEDDSTARQRRKKCKKNKPINDITSEEALTPKKKKKKSKEHQH, from the exons ATGGCAGAAGTTGTGCAAGAAAAAAGTCGTGGCTTGAAGTTTGCAGAGCAGCAGCTCCTGCGTCATGGTTGGGAACATG GAAAAGGACTAGGCCGAACTGAGAGTGGAATATCAGAAGCTatcaaggtcaaagtcaaatgtgACAAAGGAGGG GTTGGCCATAAGGAAGGGGAGCAGTTCACATTCCACTGGTGGGATCATGTCTTCAATAAGGCCTCTTCCAGTCTACAGGTGGAATCGGATCAG AACGGCGTTCAGTTGAAGAGGACAATGGAAGAAGACACAGAGGATGGAATGATCTCCAATAAAAAACCCCGGAAAGCTACTCTGGCTAAAGCAAAACTATATGGCTGCTTTGTCAAG TCGGCCACGCTGCTGTCTGGTCAGGAGCAGCCAGAGCCAAAGTCTTCCAGTTCAGATGACAGCAGCAGctcggaggaggaggatgaccaGAAGTTGGATCTCTCTAGCACCATCAA GCTTTCTGATGCTGATCTAGTAAAAGCTTGTGGAGGACGCACAGCTCACAA aGGAGCCAGGCATGGCTTGACCATGAGTGCCAAGTTAGCCAgactggagcagcaggaggccgAGTTCATGGCCAAGTATGGAAAGAAGAGCCAACCAGTAAGTGTTGGAGAGACTCCACCGACCTCCCAGTCAGCTGATCAGAGAGCGGAGAGGCGAGAGGAGGCGGAAGTAAAAACTCAGCGGAAGAAGAAAAGTTCCACGTGGAGTGAAGGGTCAGAAAGTCCTGAAATGGAGGTTAAAcccagaaagaagaaaaagaaggcaaGAAAAGAACCTGAAGAAATACCTGAAGCAGTTTCCACTGGGGTTGATGCCATCTGTGTAGAAAATGATGAAGCGGGCCattcttcaaaaagaaaaaggaaacttaaaaacaagaaaagacagaatgaaGAGGAAAGTTTGTCCTCACCTGCAGCAGACAGTCCAGAAGAAACCACCGAGCTGCACACTGATctaaaaggaaagaagaagaagaaaaagtcctCCAAAGACAACGATGAACTTACTGTAGCAGAGGCCACTAATGACACAGAATACAAACAATCAGAGCCTGTCCAGGCCTGTGTTAAATCTACAGTTCTATTGGAGGAAGCAGACATTCTAGAGGACGATTCAACTGcaagacagagaagaaaaaagtgtaaaaagaacAAACCTATAAATGACATAACCAGTGAGGAGGCACTCActccaaagaagaagaaaaagaagtccAAAGAGCATCAGCATTAG